A region of Takifugu flavidus isolate HTHZ2018 chromosome 2, ASM371156v2, whole genome shotgun sequence DNA encodes the following proteins:
- the usp47 gene encoding ubiquitin carboxyl-terminal hydrolase 47 isoform X6: protein MEMVPSEETQFVPKEIHNAAEEPRALCIIQDTTNARTVTERLTLNLPASTPLSKLHEDVAHKAGYVTGTFELTWGNAPNTAPLDHRSEMSLSDSGFEPGGKRNFLHITDKDGEQPQLASDESGAADSSGLDDSSQERFIGPLPREGSVGCSGDYSSPSYSYSSILTKSDTGYVGLVNQAMTCYLNSLLQTLFMTPEFRNALYNWEFEESEEDPVTSIPYQLQRLFVLLQTSKKRAIETTDVTRSFGWDSSEAWQQHDVQELCRVMFDALEQKWKQTVQADLINQLYQGKLKDYVRCLECGYESWRIDTYLDIPLVIRPFGASQAYGSVEEALQAFIQPETLDGPNQYFCERCQKKCDARKGLRFLHFPYLLTLQLKRFDFDYNTMHRIKLNDRMTFPEELDMSPFIDVEDEKSPQTESCTDSGAENEGSCHSDQMSNDFSTDDCVDEGICLDSTNNADRMLKPKSLPTFELFSVMVHSGSAAGGHYYAHIKSFSDGQWYSFNDQHVSKITQDDIRKTYGGSSGSRGYYSSAFASSTNAYMLIYRLKDPSRNAKYLSVEDFPEHIKSLVQKEKESEEQEKRQREIERNTCKIKLFCMHPVKMMMESKLEVHKDKTLREATEMAYKLMELEGLVTLDCCRLVKYDEFHEYLERSYEGEEDTPMGLLLGGVKSSYMFDLLLETRRPDQVFQPYKPGEVMVKVHVVDLESETIAASVSVRAYLNQTVTEFKQLIAQATGLSAETMRVVLERCYNDLRLLYVPNKTLKAEGFFRSNKVFVESSISSDHQVTFSDSLLWKLLDRHGNTIRLLVLLPEQSPGTSTNRTVCQKVGQQQQQQQQQGSSTSTSDSQKSSDASDFEHIESPTQDADSNSLLGEAADNRELENRIRMAGSSGASSDPENHFACEERSDSEVNNDRSTSSVDSDILSSSHSSDTLCNADSGPLALANGLDSHSITSSRRSKAHEGKKETWDTAEEDSGTDSEYDDNGKSKGEAQYLYFRTEPCSQSDSTCDAQKCLVVYVDKRITLAAFKQNLEPYVGVPSAQFKVFRVYANNQEFESIRLNETLSSFSDDNKITIRLGRALKKGEYRVKVYQLLVNEAEPCKFLVDTVFAKGMTVRQSKEELLPLLKEQCKLDLNIDRVRLRKKTWKNPGTVFLDYHVYEEDISISSNWEVFLEVLNESEKMKSMSQLAVLTRRWSPSTMKLGPFQEVILENSSVDELKEKLSEMSDITLENLDFAKGRGTFPCDISVLEIQQDLDWNPKVSTLNVWPLYICDDGAVVFYRNSTEEPMELSEDERSELMKRESSRLLKTGHRVSYSPRKEKALKIYLDGGPAKDPGQD, encoded by the exons ATCCACAACGCTGCCGAGGAGCCTCGTGCGCTGTGCATAATTCAGGACACCACCAACGCGAGGACGGTCACCGAGCGGCTCACCCTGAACCTGCCCGCCTCCACCCCCCTGTCCAAGCTCCACGAAGATGTGGCCCACAAAGCCGGATACGTCACGGGCACCTTTGAGCTGACCTGGGGAAACGCACCTAACACG GCGCCGCTGGACCACCGGAGTGAGATGTCCCTCTCCGATTCTGGGTTCGAGCCCGGTGGCAAAAGAAACTTTCTCCACATTACTGACAAAGATGGAGAACAGCCCCAGCTTGCATCT GATGAATCGGGAGCTGCTGATAGCAGCGGGCTGGATGACAGCTCCCAGGAGCGCTTCATCGGGCCCCTCCCCCGAGAAGGCTCCGTAGGCTGCAGTGGTGATTACAGCAGTCCATCCTACTCTTACTCGTCTATTCTCACCAAATCTGATACAG GTTACGTCGGTCTGGTCAACCAGGCTATGACCTGTTATCTCAACAGCCTTCTGCAGACTCTGTTCATGACTCCAGAATTCAGAAACGCACTCTACAA CTGGGAGTTTGAAGAGTCTGAGGAGGATCCAGTCACCAGCATCCCTTACCAGCTGCAAAGGTTGTTTGTTCTCCTGCAGACCAGTAAGAAACGGGCAATCGAGACCACCGACGTAACGCGGAGTTTTGGCTGGGACAGTAGTGAGG CTTGGCAGCAGCACGATGTCCAGGAGCTGTGTAGGGTCATGTTTGATGCCCTGGAGCAAAAGTGGAAGCAGACAGTGCAG GCTGACCTGATCAACCAGCTGTACCAGGGGAAGTTAAAAGATTACGTGCGCTGTCTGGAGTGTGGCTACGAGAGCTGGAGGATCGATACTTACCTGGACATCCCTCTGGTTATCAGACCCTTCGGAGCCAGCCAGGCTTACGgcagtgtg GAAGAGGCTTTGCAGGCATTTATCCAACCAGAAACTCTGGATGGACCCAACCAGTACTTCTGCGAGCGTTGCCAAAAGAAATGCGATGCTCGAAAA GGGCTGAGATTCCTGCACTTTCCCTACCTGCTGACGCTCCAGCTGAAGCGCTTTGATTTCGACTACAACACTATGCATCGCATCAAGCTCAACGACCGCATGACCTTCCCCGAGGAGCTCGACATGAGCCCCTTCATCGATGTGGAAGATGAG AAGTCGCCTCAGACGGAGAGCTGCACTGATAGTGGGGCCGAGAACGAAGGCAGTTGCCACAGTGACCAGATGAGCAACGATTTTTCTACGGATGATTGTGTGGATGAAGGCATCTGTTTGGACAGCACCAACAATGCAGACAGAATGCTGAAGCCAAAG AGTTTGCCGACATTTGAGCTGTTCTCTGTTATGGTCCATTCTGGGAGCGCTGCTGGTGGACATTACTATGCCCACATCAAATCCTTCAGTGATGGCCAGTGGTACAGTTTCAACGATCAACACGTTAGCAAG ATCACTCAAGACGATATCAGGAAGACATATGGGGGGTCCTCAGGGAGCAGAGGTTATTACTCTAGTGCCTTTGCAAG CTCTACAAATGCATATATGCTGATTTATAGATTGAAAGACCCCTCAAGGAACGCAA AGTATTTATCTGTGGAAGACTTCCCAGAGCACATAAAGAGTTTGGTTCAAAAGGAGAAGGAgtcggaggagcaggagaagcgaCAGAGAGAGATCGAAAGAAACACTTGCAAA ATAAAGCTGTTCTGCATGCACCCTGtaaagatgatgatggagaGTAAGCTGGAAGTGCATAAGGACAAAACCCTCAGAGAAGCAACAGAGATGGCCTAcaag CTGATGGAACTAGAGGGGTTGGTCACGCTGGACTGTTGTCGTTTGGTGAAGTATGATGAGTTCCACGAGTATCTGGAGCGCTCATATGAAGGCGAGGAGGACACACCAATGGGTCTTCTCCTGGGAGGAGTCAAGTCTTCGTACATGTTCGATTTGCTTCTTGAGACCCGCAGGCCTGACCAGGTGTTTCAACCTTACAAACCTGGAG AAGTGATGGTGAAGGTTCACGTTGTGGACTTGGAGAGCGAGACCATCGCCGCTTCAGTCAGCGTCAGAGCTTATCTGAACCAGACCGTCACAGAATTCAAGCAGCTTATTGCACAG GCTACAGGTTTATCTGCAGAAACCATGCGTGTGGTCCTGGAGCGCTGTTATAATGACCTTCGCCTTTTGTATGTTCCAAATAAGACTCTGAAAGCTGAGGGCTTCTTCAGAAGCAACAAG GTTTTTGTAGAGAGCTCAATCTCATCGGATCATCAGGTCACTTTCTCTGACTCTTTATTGTGGAAGCTGTTGGATCGTCATGGAAATACAATCCGGCTTTTGGTCTTGCTGCCTGAACAGTCTCCAGGCACATCGACCAACAGAACTGTTTGCCAAAAAGTAGGT cagcagcagcagcagcagcagcagcagggctccagcaccagcaccagcgacAGCCAGAAAAGCTCAGATGCCAGTGACTTTGAACACATTGAATCTCCCACCCAAGACGCAGATTCCAACTCTTTACTCGGCGAGGCTGCAGACAACAGAGAGCTGGAGAATCGGATCAGGATGGccggcagcagcggcgcctCCTCCGACCCTGAGAACCACTTTGCCTGTGAAGAGCGGTCGGACTCTGAGGTCAACAATGACCGCAGCACGAGCTCGGTGGACAGCGACATCTTGAGCTCCAGTCACAGCAGCGACACACTGTGTAACGCCGACAGCGGGCCCTTGGCATTGGCCAATGGCCTGGACTCGCACAGCATCACAAGTAGCCGTCGCTCCAAAGCCCACGAGGGCAAAAAGGAGACATGGGACACTGCTGAAGAGGACTCTGGGACAGACAGTGAATACGATGACAATGGGAAGAGCAAAGGAGAGGCTCAGTACCTGTATTTTAGAACTGAGCCTTGTTCACAGAGTGACTCCACGTGCGACGCACAAAAAT GTTTAGTGGTTTATGTGGACAAAAGGATCACATTAGCAGCATTTAAACAGAACCTGGAGCCTTACGTGGGGGTCCCCTCCGCTCAGTTCAAAGTGTTTCGGGTTTACGCCAACAACCAGGAGTTCGAGAGCATCCGACTCAATGAAACACTCTCATCGTTCTCTGACGACAACAAG ATAACGATCCGCCTCGGAAGAGCTCTGAAAAAGGGTGAATACAGAGTGAAGGTGTACCAGCTACTCGTGAACGAAGCAGAG CCCTGCAAGTTCCTCGTGGATACGGTGTTTGCCAAAGGCATGACTGTCAGGCAGTCCAAGGAGGAGCTGCTCCCGCTGCTGAAAGAACAGTGCAAACTGGACCTCAACATTGACAG GGTCCGTCTCAGAAAGAAGACGTGGAAAAACCCAGGCACGGTGTTTCTGGACTATCACGTTTATGAAGAAGACATCAGCATCTCCTCCAACTGGGAGGTTTTCTTGGAAGTTCTCAATG AATCAGAGAAGATGAAGTCTATGTCACAACTCGCTGTTCTGACCCGGAGATGGAGCCCTTCTACGATGAAGCTGGGGCCTTTTCAGGAGGTGATATTGGAGAACAGCAGCGTAGACGAACTGAAGGAAAAG CTCAGTGAAATGAGTGACATCACTCTTGAAAACCTGGACTTTGCAAAG GGCAGAGGAACTTTTCCTTGTGACATCTCTGTGCTGGAGATCCAGCAGGATTTGGACTGGAACCCAAAGGTCTCTACTCTGAACGTGTGGCCTCTGTACATCTGTGATGACGGCGCTGTGGTCTTCTACAG GAACAGCACAGAGGAGCCCATGGAGCTGTCGGAGGATGAGCGCAGCGAGCTAATGAAGAGGGAGAGCAGCCGGCTACTGAAGACTGGCCACCGTGTCAGTTATTCACCGCGCAAAGAGAAGGCCCTCAAGATCTACCTGGACGGAGGCCCGGCCAAGGACCCGGGACAGGACTGA
- the usp47 gene encoding ubiquitin carboxyl-terminal hydrolase 47 isoform X2, whose translation MEMVPSEETQFVPKEIHNAAEEPRALCIIQDTTNARTVTERLTLNLPASTPLSKLHEDVAHKAGYVTGTFELTWGNAPNTAPLDHRSEMSLSDSGFEPGGKRNFLHITDKDGEQPQLASDESGAADSSGLDDSSQERFIGPLPREGSVGCSGDYSSPSYSYSSILTKSDTGYVGLVNQAMTCYLNSLLQTLFMTPEFRNALYNWEFEESEEDPVTSIPYQLQRLFVLLQTSKKRAIETTDVTRSFGWDSSEAWQQHDVQELCRVMFDALEQKWKQTVQADLINQLYQGKLKDYVRCLECGYESWRIDTYLDIPLVIRPFGASQAYGSVEEALQAFIQPETLDGPNQYFCERCQKKCDARKGLRFLHFPYLLTLQLKRFDFDYNTMHRIKLNDRMTFPEELDMSPFIDVEDEKSPQTESCTDSGAENEGSCHSDQMSNDFSTDDCVDEGICLDSTNNADRMLKPKSLPTFELFSVMVHSGSAAGGHYYAHIKSFSDGQWYSFNDQHVSKITQDDIRKTYGGSSGSRGYYSSAFASSTNAYMLIYRLKDPSRNAKYLSVEDFPEHIKSLVQKEKESEEQEKRQREIERNTCKIKLFCMHPVKMMMESKLEVHKDKTLREATEMAYKLMELEGLVTLDCCRLVKYDEFHEYLERSYEGEEDTPMGLLLGGVKSSYMFDLLLETRRPDQVFQPYKPGVMVKVHVVDLESETIAASVSVRAYLNQTVTEFKQLIAQATGLSAETMRVVLERCYNDLRLLYVPNKTLKAEGFFRSNKVFVESSISSDHQVTFSDSLLWKLLDRHGNTIRLLVLLPEQSPGTSTNRTVCQKVGVDSDPSLDGSKGNRKSVEAILEESTEKLKNLSLQQQQQQQQQQGSSTSTSDSQKSSDASDFEHIESPTQDADSNSLLGEAADNRELENRIRMAGSSGASSDPENHFACEERSDSEVNNDRSTSSVDSDILSSSHSSDTLCNADSGPLALANGLDSHSITSSRRSKAHEGKKETWDTAEEDSGTDSEYDDNGKSKGEAQYLYFRTEPCSQSDSTCDAQKCLVVYVDKRITLAAFKQNLEPYVGVPSAQFKVFRVYANNQEFESIRLNETLSSFSDDNKITIRLGRALKKGEYRVKVYQLLVNEAEPCKFLVDTVFAKGMTVRQSKEELLPLLKEQCKLDLNIDRVRLRKKTWKNPGTVFLDYHVYEEDISISSNWEVFLEVLNESEKMKSMSQLAVLTRRWSPSTMKLGPFQEVILENSSVDELKEKLSEMSDITLENLDFAKGRGTFPCDISVLEIQQDLDWNPKVSTLNVWPLYICDDGAVVFYRNSTEEPMELSEDERSELMKRESSRLLKTGHRVSYSPRKEKALKIYLDGGPAKDPGQD comes from the exons ATCCACAACGCTGCCGAGGAGCCTCGTGCGCTGTGCATAATTCAGGACACCACCAACGCGAGGACGGTCACCGAGCGGCTCACCCTGAACCTGCCCGCCTCCACCCCCCTGTCCAAGCTCCACGAAGATGTGGCCCACAAAGCCGGATACGTCACGGGCACCTTTGAGCTGACCTGGGGAAACGCACCTAACACG GCGCCGCTGGACCACCGGAGTGAGATGTCCCTCTCCGATTCTGGGTTCGAGCCCGGTGGCAAAAGAAACTTTCTCCACATTACTGACAAAGATGGAGAACAGCCCCAGCTTGCATCT GATGAATCGGGAGCTGCTGATAGCAGCGGGCTGGATGACAGCTCCCAGGAGCGCTTCATCGGGCCCCTCCCCCGAGAAGGCTCCGTAGGCTGCAGTGGTGATTACAGCAGTCCATCCTACTCTTACTCGTCTATTCTCACCAAATCTGATACAG GTTACGTCGGTCTGGTCAACCAGGCTATGACCTGTTATCTCAACAGCCTTCTGCAGACTCTGTTCATGACTCCAGAATTCAGAAACGCACTCTACAA CTGGGAGTTTGAAGAGTCTGAGGAGGATCCAGTCACCAGCATCCCTTACCAGCTGCAAAGGTTGTTTGTTCTCCTGCAGACCAGTAAGAAACGGGCAATCGAGACCACCGACGTAACGCGGAGTTTTGGCTGGGACAGTAGTGAGG CTTGGCAGCAGCACGATGTCCAGGAGCTGTGTAGGGTCATGTTTGATGCCCTGGAGCAAAAGTGGAAGCAGACAGTGCAG GCTGACCTGATCAACCAGCTGTACCAGGGGAAGTTAAAAGATTACGTGCGCTGTCTGGAGTGTGGCTACGAGAGCTGGAGGATCGATACTTACCTGGACATCCCTCTGGTTATCAGACCCTTCGGAGCCAGCCAGGCTTACGgcagtgtg GAAGAGGCTTTGCAGGCATTTATCCAACCAGAAACTCTGGATGGACCCAACCAGTACTTCTGCGAGCGTTGCCAAAAGAAATGCGATGCTCGAAAA GGGCTGAGATTCCTGCACTTTCCCTACCTGCTGACGCTCCAGCTGAAGCGCTTTGATTTCGACTACAACACTATGCATCGCATCAAGCTCAACGACCGCATGACCTTCCCCGAGGAGCTCGACATGAGCCCCTTCATCGATGTGGAAGATGAG AAGTCGCCTCAGACGGAGAGCTGCACTGATAGTGGGGCCGAGAACGAAGGCAGTTGCCACAGTGACCAGATGAGCAACGATTTTTCTACGGATGATTGTGTGGATGAAGGCATCTGTTTGGACAGCACCAACAATGCAGACAGAATGCTGAAGCCAAAG AGTTTGCCGACATTTGAGCTGTTCTCTGTTATGGTCCATTCTGGGAGCGCTGCTGGTGGACATTACTATGCCCACATCAAATCCTTCAGTGATGGCCAGTGGTACAGTTTCAACGATCAACACGTTAGCAAG ATCACTCAAGACGATATCAGGAAGACATATGGGGGGTCCTCAGGGAGCAGAGGTTATTACTCTAGTGCCTTTGCAAG CTCTACAAATGCATATATGCTGATTTATAGATTGAAAGACCCCTCAAGGAACGCAA AGTATTTATCTGTGGAAGACTTCCCAGAGCACATAAAGAGTTTGGTTCAAAAGGAGAAGGAgtcggaggagcaggagaagcgaCAGAGAGAGATCGAAAGAAACACTTGCAAA ATAAAGCTGTTCTGCATGCACCCTGtaaagatgatgatggagaGTAAGCTGGAAGTGCATAAGGACAAAACCCTCAGAGAAGCAACAGAGATGGCCTAcaag CTGATGGAACTAGAGGGGTTGGTCACGCTGGACTGTTGTCGTTTGGTGAAGTATGATGAGTTCCACGAGTATCTGGAGCGCTCATATGAAGGCGAGGAGGACACACCAATGGGTCTTCTCCTGGGAGGAGTCAAGTCTTCGTACATGTTCGATTTGCTTCTTGAGACCCGCAGGCCTGACCAGGTGTTTCAACCTTACAAACCTGGAG TGATGGTGAAGGTTCACGTTGTGGACTTGGAGAGCGAGACCATCGCCGCTTCAGTCAGCGTCAGAGCTTATCTGAACCAGACCGTCACAGAATTCAAGCAGCTTATTGCACAG GCTACAGGTTTATCTGCAGAAACCATGCGTGTGGTCCTGGAGCGCTGTTATAATGACCTTCGCCTTTTGTATGTTCCAAATAAGACTCTGAAAGCTGAGGGCTTCTTCAGAAGCAACAAG GTTTTTGTAGAGAGCTCAATCTCATCGGATCATCAGGTCACTTTCTCTGACTCTTTATTGTGGAAGCTGTTGGATCGTCATGGAAATACAATCCGGCTTTTGGTCTTGCTGCCTGAACAGTCTCCAGGCACATCGACCAACAGAACTGTTTGCCAAAAAGTAGGTGTTGATTCTGATCCATCCTTGGACGGGTCAAAGGGAAACAGGAAATCAGTAGAGGCTATCCTGGAAGAGAGTACAGAAAAACTGAAGAACCtgtctctccagcagcagcagcagcagcagcagcagcagggctccagcaccagcaccagcgacAGCCAGAAAAGCTCAGATGCCAGTGACTTTGAACACATTGAATCTCCCACCCAAGACGCAGATTCCAACTCTTTACTCGGCGAGGCTGCAGACAACAGAGAGCTGGAGAATCGGATCAGGATGGccggcagcagcggcgcctCCTCCGACCCTGAGAACCACTTTGCCTGTGAAGAGCGGTCGGACTCTGAGGTCAACAATGACCGCAGCACGAGCTCGGTGGACAGCGACATCTTGAGCTCCAGTCACAGCAGCGACACACTGTGTAACGCCGACAGCGGGCCCTTGGCATTGGCCAATGGCCTGGACTCGCACAGCATCACAAGTAGCCGTCGCTCCAAAGCCCACGAGGGCAAAAAGGAGACATGGGACACTGCTGAAGAGGACTCTGGGACAGACAGTGAATACGATGACAATGGGAAGAGCAAAGGAGAGGCTCAGTACCTGTATTTTAGAACTGAGCCTTGTTCACAGAGTGACTCCACGTGCGACGCACAAAAAT GTTTAGTGGTTTATGTGGACAAAAGGATCACATTAGCAGCATTTAAACAGAACCTGGAGCCTTACGTGGGGGTCCCCTCCGCTCAGTTCAAAGTGTTTCGGGTTTACGCCAACAACCAGGAGTTCGAGAGCATCCGACTCAATGAAACACTCTCATCGTTCTCTGACGACAACAAG ATAACGATCCGCCTCGGAAGAGCTCTGAAAAAGGGTGAATACAGAGTGAAGGTGTACCAGCTACTCGTGAACGAAGCAGAG CCCTGCAAGTTCCTCGTGGATACGGTGTTTGCCAAAGGCATGACTGTCAGGCAGTCCAAGGAGGAGCTGCTCCCGCTGCTGAAAGAACAGTGCAAACTGGACCTCAACATTGACAG GGTCCGTCTCAGAAAGAAGACGTGGAAAAACCCAGGCACGGTGTTTCTGGACTATCACGTTTATGAAGAAGACATCAGCATCTCCTCCAACTGGGAGGTTTTCTTGGAAGTTCTCAATG AATCAGAGAAGATGAAGTCTATGTCACAACTCGCTGTTCTGACCCGGAGATGGAGCCCTTCTACGATGAAGCTGGGGCCTTTTCAGGAGGTGATATTGGAGAACAGCAGCGTAGACGAACTGAAGGAAAAG CTCAGTGAAATGAGTGACATCACTCTTGAAAACCTGGACTTTGCAAAG GGCAGAGGAACTTTTCCTTGTGACATCTCTGTGCTGGAGATCCAGCAGGATTTGGACTGGAACCCAAAGGTCTCTACTCTGAACGTGTGGCCTCTGTACATCTGTGATGACGGCGCTGTGGTCTTCTACAG GAACAGCACAGAGGAGCCCATGGAGCTGTCGGAGGATGAGCGCAGCGAGCTAATGAAGAGGGAGAGCAGCCGGCTACTGAAGACTGGCCACCGTGTCAGTTATTCACCGCGCAAAGAGAAGGCCCTCAAGATCTACCTGGACGGAGGCCCGGCCAAGGACCCGGGACAGGACTGA